A region of Frederiksenia canicola DNA encodes the following proteins:
- a CDS encoding methionine ABC transporter permease, protein MWTDFLNELTPKMWELVAMSTLETLYMGFVATLLAVVIGLPIGFVAFLTGKGEILEHKALHQVLDVIINIGRSVPFIILLVVLLPFTRLIVGTTLGTTAAIVPLSVSAIPFFARLTANALLEIPSGLTEAAKSMGANNWQVVTKFYLPESLPILINGITLTLVALIGYSAMAGAVGGGGLGNLAISYGEHRNMVYVKWIATIIIVAIVMVSQKIGDNLAKKYDHR, encoded by the coding sequence TTTAAACGAACTTACCCCGAAAATGTGGGAATTGGTTGCAATGTCCACGTTAGAAACACTTTATATGGGCTTTGTAGCCACGTTATTAGCCGTGGTGATCGGTCTCCCGATCGGCTTTGTGGCATTTCTAACTGGCAAGGGGGAAATCCTTGAGCACAAAGCTTTACACCAAGTGCTTGATGTTATTATCAACATCGGGCGTTCTGTGCCATTTATCATTTTACTTGTGGTCTTGCTGCCATTTACTCGTTTAATCGTAGGCACAACGCTCGGAACAACAGCGGCAATTGTGCCATTGAGTGTTTCCGCTATTCCATTCTTCGCCCGTTTAACTGCTAACGCATTGCTTGAAATCCCAAGCGGCTTAACTGAAGCGGCAAAATCAATGGGCGCAAATAACTGGCAGGTGGTCACGAAATTCTATCTACCTGAATCGCTACCGATTTTAATCAACGGCATTACGCTCACCTTAGTGGCGTTGATCGGCTACTCCGCAATGGCAGGTGCTGTTGGTGGCGGTGGCTTGGGTAACTTAGCGATCAGCTACGGTGAACATCGTAATATGGTCTATGTAAAATGGATCGCCACCATTATTATCGTGGCAATCGTGATGGTCAGCCAAAAAATTGGCGATAACTTGGCGAAGAAATACGATCATCGTTAA
- a CDS encoding MetQ/NlpA family lipoprotein, with product MLNKFLKTALVSALAFSGTAFAKDKITVGVMSGPEHVVAEVAAKIAKEKYDLDVEFVLFNDYALPNTATSKGDLDANAFQHKPYLDKDSATKKLDNLVIVGNTFVYPLAGYSKKIKSIDALKNGAVVAVPNDPSNLARALILLEKQGLIKLKDSTNLFSTSLDIVENPKNLKIQEVDTSVAAKALDDVDLAVVNNTYAGQVGLNTTDHSVFVESKDSPYVNIIVARTNNKDSDAVKNFVKAYQTEEVFQEAQKHFKDGVVKGW from the coding sequence ATGTTAAACAAATTCTTAAAAACCGCATTAGTTTCCGCTTTAGCCTTCAGCGGCACAGCATTCGCCAAAGACAAAATCACCGTTGGCGTGATGTCTGGTCCTGAACACGTTGTGGCGGAAGTTGCTGCGAAAATCGCAAAAGAAAAATACGATTTAGATGTCGAATTTGTGCTTTTCAACGACTATGCGTTACCAAACACGGCAACCAGCAAAGGCGATTTAGATGCCAACGCCTTCCAACACAAGCCGTATTTAGACAAAGACTCTGCTACCAAAAAGTTAGATAACTTAGTGATTGTTGGTAATACTTTCGTTTATCCCCTTGCAGGCTACTCAAAAAAAATTAAATCAATCGATGCATTAAAAAATGGTGCCGTTGTTGCGGTGCCAAATGATCCAAGTAACTTAGCTCGTGCTTTAATTTTGCTTGAAAAACAAGGCTTAATTAAACTCAAAGATAGCACCAACTTATTCTCAACGTCTCTCGATATCGTTGAAAATCCGAAAAACTTGAAAATTCAAGAAGTGGATACTTCGGTGGCAGCGAAAGCGTTAGATGACGTGGATTTAGCCGTCGTGAATAATACCTATGCAGGGCAAGTGGGACTAAACACCACGGATCACAGTGTATTTGTTGAAAGCAAAGATTCACCATATGTGAACATTATCGTTGCTCGCACCAACAATAAAGATAGTGATGCCGTGAAAAACTTCGTAAAAGCCTACCAAACAGAAGAAGTGTTCCAAGAAGCCCAAAAACACTTCAAAGATGGCGTGGTAAAAGGGTGGTAG
- a CDS encoding MetQ/NlpA family ABC transporter substrate-binding protein gives MNFKKLLGTLLVSTLVLTGCKEEKKAEVAPAQPLKIGVMTGPEAQMTEVAVKIAKEKYGLDVQLVQFTEYTQPNAALHAKDLDANAFQTVPYLEQESKDRGYKMAIIGNTFIWPIAGYSKKIKTLDELKDGAIVSIPNNPSNTGRALLLLQANGVIKLKDPTNLFSTENDIVDNPKNIQIKQIDTALLTRSLDDVDLSIINNTYAGQAGLSPEKDGVIVESKESPYVNLVVSREDNKDDPRLQTFVKAFQTDEVYQEALKLFNNGVVKGW, from the coding sequence ATGAACTTCAAAAAACTACTCGGAACGCTTTTAGTTTCAACCCTTGTGCTCACTGGCTGTAAAGAAGAGAAAAAAGCCGAAGTAGCCCCTGCACAACCATTAAAAATCGGTGTAATGACAGGCCCTGAAGCCCAAATGACCGAAGTTGCGGTGAAAATCGCTAAAGAAAAATATGGGTTGGACGTGCAATTAGTACAATTCACCGAATACACCCAACCGAATGCTGCATTACACGCCAAAGATTTAGACGCAAATGCGTTCCAAACTGTGCCATATTTAGAGCAAGAGAGCAAAGATCGTGGCTATAAAATGGCGATCATCGGCAATACATTCATTTGGCCAATTGCGGGGTATTCTAAAAAAATCAAAACGTTAGATGAATTAAAAGACGGTGCGATTGTGTCAATTCCAAATAACCCAAGTAACACAGGCCGAGCCTTGTTATTATTGCAAGCAAACGGCGTGATCAAACTGAAAGATCCAACAAACTTATTTTCGACTGAAAACGACATTGTAGATAACCCGAAAAATATCCAAATCAAACAAATTGATACGGCATTATTAACCCGCTCGTTAGACGATGTCGATCTTTCAATCATCAACAACACTTACGCTGGCCAAGCAGGTTTAAGCCCTGAAAAAGATGGCGTGATTGTGGAATCAAAAGAATCACCGTATGTGAACTTAGTGGTAAGCCGTGAAGACAATAAAGACGACCCTCGATTACAAACTTTCGTTAAAGCATTCCAAACAGATGAAGTGTATCAAGAAGCGTTGAAATTATTTAACAATGGCGTGGTGAAAGGTTGGTAG
- the metQ gene encoding methionine ABC transporter substrate-binding lipoprotein MetQ: MNFKKLLGLAALSSLVLTACNDKAEKLKVGVISGPEHEVMEVAAKVAKEKYNRDIELVIFTDYATPNEALNKGDLDVNAFQHKPYLDKQIADKGYKLTPVGNTFVYPIAAYSKKIKSITELKDGDKIAVPNDPTNLGRSLILLEKQGLIKLKDSNNLLSTRVDIVENPKNLDIQEIEAPLLPRTLDDVAFSIINTTYAGQIGLSPNKDGMFVEGKESPYVNLIVARVDNKDKEIVKDFVKAYQSDEVFNKANEVFKGGMVKGW, from the coding sequence ATGAACTTTAAAAAATTACTTGGATTAGCGGCACTTTCTAGCTTGGTATTGACCGCTTGTAACGATAAAGCCGAAAAACTCAAAGTGGGCGTAATTTCAGGCCCTGAACACGAAGTGATGGAAGTTGCAGCGAAAGTCGCGAAAGAAAAATACAATCGTGATATCGAGTTAGTGATTTTCACCGACTACGCTACGCCAAACGAAGCCTTAAACAAAGGCGATTTAGACGTAAATGCATTCCAACACAAGCCGTATTTAGATAAACAGATCGCCGATAAAGGCTATAAACTCACACCCGTTGGCAATACCTTTGTTTACCCCATCGCTGCGTATTCGAAAAAAATCAAATCGATCACTGAATTAAAAGACGGCGATAAGATTGCCGTGCCAAATGATCCAACTAACTTAGGTCGCTCATTGATTTTATTGGAAAAACAAGGGCTTATCAAATTAAAAGACAGCAACAACTTGCTTTCAACCCGTGTAGATATTGTTGAAAATCCAAAAAATTTGGACATTCAAGAAATTGAGGCTCCGCTATTACCACGTACGCTGGACGATGTGGCATTTTCTATCATCAACACCACTTACGCAGGTCAAATCGGTTTAAGCCCAAATAAAGATGGCATGTTTGTAGAAGGCAAAGAGTCGCCTTATGTAAACTTAATTGTTGCTCGTGTGGATAACAAAGACAAAGAAATCGTAAAAGATTTCGTTAAAGCCTACCAATCAGACGAAGTGTTCAACAAAGCCAACGAAGTCTTTAAAGGCGGTATGGTGAAAGGTTGGTAA
- the ubiA gene encoding 4-hydroxybenzoate octaprenyltransferase gives MKSHFTQDKWLAYMQLMRLDKPIGTLLLLWPTLWALFTAANGIPPLPILAIFIAGVVVMRAAGCVINDYADRHFDGKVKRTQNRPLATGRATEMEAKVLFGVLIAIAFLLVLMLNRYTIGLSFIAVGLAMAYPFMKRYTHLPQLVLGVAFGWSIPMAFGAVSESLPLSCWLLFIANLLWTVAYDTQYAMVDRDDDLRIGVKSTAILFAQYDNKIIALLQFLALVFLSLFGYVQQFGVLYFIALAITAVLFIYQCKLTKQREREACFNAFLNNHYVGMGVFIAVLVGIYLS, from the coding sequence ATGAAATCTCATTTTACCCAAGACAAATGGCTTGCCTATATGCAGCTGATGCGGTTGGATAAACCCATCGGCACGTTGCTGTTGTTGTGGCCAACCCTCTGGGCGTTGTTTACTGCTGCAAACGGCATACCACCATTGCCGATTTTAGCGATTTTCATTGCTGGCGTGGTCGTGATGCGAGCGGCAGGGTGCGTGATTAACGATTATGCCGACCGCCATTTTGACGGCAAAGTAAAACGCACTCAAAATCGACCGCTTGCAACGGGCAGGGCGACTGAAATGGAGGCGAAAGTGCTATTTGGCGTGTTGATTGCCATCGCTTTTTTACTAGTACTGATGCTGAACCGCTACACTATCGGGTTGTCGTTTATTGCGGTTGGATTGGCGATGGCATACCCTTTTATGAAACGCTACACCCATTTGCCGCAGCTGGTACTCGGTGTGGCGTTTGGTTGGTCAATCCCGATGGCATTCGGGGCAGTAAGCGAAAGTTTGCCACTTTCGTGCTGGCTTTTATTCATTGCAAATTTGCTTTGGACTGTTGCCTACGACACGCAATATGCGATGGTTGATCGTGATGATGATTTACGCATTGGCGTGAAATCCACTGCGATTTTATTCGCTCAATATGACAATAAAATCATTGCCTTGCTGCAATTTCTCGCATTAGTTTTCTTGAGCCTATTTGGCTATGTGCAGCAGTTTGGAGTGCTTTATTTTATTGCGTTAGCCATCACTGCAGTGTTATTTATTTATCAATGCAAACTGACCAAGCAACGTGAGCGAGAAGCCTGTTTCAATGCTTTTCTTAACAATCATTATGTGGGAATGGGAGTGTTCATTGCGGTTTTGGTTGGCATTTATTTGAGCTAA
- a CDS encoding DeoR/GlpR family transcriptional regulator, whose product MKQTFRHNRIIELVNQLGYVSTEQLVAELDVSSQTIRRDLNELAENNLIRRHHGGAASPSTTENSDYSDRKFFFSEQKSRIGRAVAKMIPNGASLFIDIGTTPEAVAYSLLSHKDLRVVTNNLNAAHILLQKEDCHVTIAGGELRADGGIIGEATVNFINQFRLDYCILGISAVERDGSMMDYDYHEVQVKRALMRNARNIVLVTDHSKFTRNAIVRLGELKEINYLFTDKPLPSELQLYLSHSDVAIYICNEDE is encoded by the coding sequence ATGAAACAAACCTTTCGACATAACAGAATTATTGAATTGGTCAATCAGCTTGGCTATGTCAGCACGGAGCAGCTGGTGGCAGAGCTGGACGTCAGTTCACAAACAATTCGCCGAGATTTGAATGAATTGGCGGAGAATAATTTGATCCGCCGTCATCATGGTGGGGCAGCATCGCCATCGACAACAGAAAATAGCGACTATTCCGATCGCAAATTTTTCTTTTCCGAACAAAAAAGCCGTATCGGCAGGGCGGTCGCGAAGATGATTCCGAATGGAGCATCGCTGTTTATTGATATTGGTACGACACCTGAGGCCGTAGCGTATTCGCTGCTTTCCCACAAAGATTTACGGGTGGTGACGAACAATCTCAATGCAGCACATATTTTGCTGCAAAAAGAAGATTGCCACGTCACCATCGCAGGCGGTGAATTACGGGCAGACGGGGGTATTATCGGCGAAGCAACCGTCAATTTTATCAACCAGTTCCGCCTGGATTACTGTATTTTGGGCATTAGTGCGGTGGAACGTGATGGCTCGATGATGGATTACGATTATCACGAAGTACAAGTGAAACGGGCGTTAATGCGAAATGCCCGCAATATCGTGCTTGTGACCGATCATTCCAAATTCACTCGTAATGCGATCGTGCGACTCGGTGAACTCAAAGAAATCAATTACTTATTCACCGATAAACCATTGCCATCAGAATTACAGCTTTATCTCAGCCATAGCGATGTGGCGATTTATATCTGCAACGAAGACGAATGA
- the purB gene encoding adenylosuccinate lyase: protein MQLNALTALSPIDGRYQDKAAALRPIFSEFGLLKFRVTVEVRWLQKLASHAQIQEVSALSKEANDYLDSIVANFSLADAERIKTIERTTNHDVKAVEYFLKEKSKALPELAKVSEFIHFACTSEDINNTSHALMLKTAKEEVLLPEWKNVIDAVKALAERYKSIPLLSRTHGQPASPTTIGKEMANVAYRLQRQYRQLENLEILAKINGAVGNYNAHLSAYPEIDWHTFSQEFIESLGVTWNPYTTQIEPHDYIAEFFDCVARFNTIVIDFDRDMWGYIALNHFKQRTVAGEIGSSTMPHKVNPIDFENSEGNLGLANAVMSHLGAKLPISRWQRDLTDSTVLRNLGVGLGYALIAYAATLKGISKLEVNESHLRDELDQNWEVLAEPIQTVMRRYGIEKPYEKLKELTRGKRVDGNAMRQFIDGLDLPAHEKERLKQMTPASYIGYAVELVEKL from the coding sequence ATGCAATTAAATGCTTTAACGGCATTGTCCCCGATCGATGGTCGTTATCAAGACAAAGCAGCGGCTTTACGTCCGATTTTCAGCGAATTTGGCTTGTTGAAATTTCGTGTGACGGTTGAAGTGCGTTGGCTACAAAAATTGGCTTCTCACGCACAGATTCAAGAGGTTTCCGCATTGTCAAAAGAAGCAAACGATTACCTCGATAGTATTGTGGCGAATTTTTCTTTAGCAGATGCCGAGCGAATTAAAACGATTGAACGCACGACCAATCACGATGTGAAAGCCGTGGAGTATTTCTTAAAAGAGAAAAGCAAAGCATTGCCAGAGCTGGCGAAAGTAAGCGAATTTATCCATTTCGCTTGTACGTCTGAAGACATCAACAACACGTCGCACGCGTTAATGCTCAAAACTGCCAAAGAAGAGGTGCTATTGCCAGAATGGAAAAACGTGATCGATGCGGTGAAAGCATTGGCGGAGCGTTACAAATCTATTCCGTTACTTTCTCGCACCCATGGTCAGCCCGCCAGCCCAACCACCATCGGTAAAGAGATGGCAAACGTGGCATACCGCTTGCAACGTCAATATAGACAGCTCGAAAATTTAGAGATTTTAGCCAAAATCAACGGGGCAGTCGGCAACTACAATGCTCACCTTTCTGCTTATCCAGAAATTGACTGGCACACTTTCAGTCAAGAGTTTATCGAAAGCCTTGGTGTAACGTGGAACCCGTACACCACCCAAATTGAGCCACATGATTACATTGCCGAATTTTTTGATTGTGTCGCACGTTTCAATACCATTGTGATTGACTTTGACCGAGATATGTGGGGCTACATCGCTTTAAATCATTTTAAACAACGCACCGTTGCAGGCGAAATCGGCTCAAGCACAATGCCGCACAAAGTGAATCCAATCGACTTTGAAAACTCCGAAGGCAACTTAGGCTTGGCGAATGCGGTGATGTCTCATCTTGGAGCGAAATTGCCAATTTCTCGTTGGCAACGTGATTTAACTGATTCAACGGTATTGCGTAACTTAGGTGTTGGTTTGGGTTATGCGTTGATCGCTTACGCTGCAACGCTTAAAGGCATCAGCAAATTGGAAGTGAACGAATCACATTTGCGTGATGAACTCGATCAAAACTGGGAGGTGCTTGCCGAGCCAATTCAAACGGTAATGCGTCGTTATGGGATTGAAAAACCATACGAGAAACTCAAAGAACTCACCCGCGGCAAACGTGTGGATGGTAATGCAATGCGTCAATTTATTGACGGCTTGGACTTGCCAGCCCATGAAAAAGAACGCTTAAAACAGATGACACCAGCAAGTTATATTGGCTATGCAGTAGAGCTTGTTGAGAAGCTATAA
- the hflD gene encoding high frequency lysogenization protein HflD — MANYQDISIALAGVCQAANLVQKFAHGGVADRDSLRHSLQSLLVMQPESTLAVFGHQLTNLKLGLETVQAQLSSQQGPLDAEIGRYWIGVLALSQKLDKNPQAKSQLAQRLQQLERQLSLYEGDILHEQMIANMAAIYSDIISPLGSRIQVIGDRDVLSRTDIQNRIRATLLAGIRAGILWQQVGGSRWQFFFSRRKILNATQSLYSSL; from the coding sequence ATGGCGAATTATCAGGATATTTCCATTGCGTTGGCAGGCGTGTGCCAAGCAGCGAATTTAGTGCAGAAATTTGCACATGGTGGTGTGGCAGATCGTGACAGCCTTCGCCATAGCTTACAGAGTTTATTGGTGATGCAGCCAGAATCTACTTTAGCGGTTTTTGGCCATCAACTTACCAATCTCAAACTGGGGTTAGAAACGGTTCAAGCACAGCTGAGTTCACAGCAAGGACCATTGGATGCGGAAATCGGTCGATATTGGATCGGTGTGTTAGCCCTAAGCCAAAAACTGGATAAAAATCCGCAAGCTAAAAGCCAATTGGCACAACGTTTACAACAGCTTGAACGCCAACTGTCGCTTTATGAAGGCGATATTTTACATGAACAGATGATTGCCAATATGGCAGCGATTTATAGTGACATCATCAGCCCGCTGGGTTCGCGTATTCAAGTGATTGGCGATCGTGATGTGCTTTCTCGCACGGATATTCAAAACCGTATTCGTGCTACCTTGCTCGCCGGTATTCGGGCGGGCATTTTATGGCAACAAGTGGGTGGGAGCCGTTGGCAGTTTTTCTTCTCTCGTCGCAAAATTCTGAATGCAACACAATCTTTATATTCCTCGTTATAA